In Primulina huaijiensis isolate GDHJ02 chromosome 6, ASM1229523v2, whole genome shotgun sequence, a single window of DNA contains:
- the LOC140979981 gene encoding UDP-glucosyl transferase 73B2-like, which produces MGATDILVLPFFGQGHLNPSVELCKRLASCSESKVILIIPSLLSSSVPKTLHKNNRSIEVLQIDVSHSQPPPLHPPGSDGARFANGRDDPDPEHGNRMMGQGIEGFLAERYKRVTGQTRPSCVVMDLMMSWSKEIFLRENIPIVSFFSCGAASTAMEYAAWKAQAHDMRPGQTRVLTGLPDSVVLEYSDTKRRSLGGPPPGELKHGEHGPDFGIRDPGQAPRWLEDGVDSAALLLNTCHELEGTFLNYISNQVNKPVFGVGPLLPDTYWKSIGTVFHDRDSRSNRKSNYTEDEVTQWLDSKPSKSVIYIAFGSEVGPDIEEYGQLADALGDSKWSFIWVIQPGSGKPKLPPSVFGEKHDSNEKDEGFYPEGLDEKVGNRGIVIKGWAPQLLILSHPSTGGFLSHCGWNSTVEAIGRGVPILAWPIRGDQYYNAKLVVAYLKTGIMVATGDNLTKMVKKSDIIQGIDSVMDDKEIHKRAVKIGGTFESGFPSSSTDSIKELIEFVSNI; this is translated from the coding sequence ATGGGAGCTACTGATATTTTGGTGCTGCCTTTTTTTGGGCAGGGCCATCTCAACCCCTCGGTGGAGCTTTGCAAGCGCCTCGCTTCTTGTAGCGAATCTAAAGTCATCTTGATCATTCCTTCCCTTCTTTCTTCTTCCGTTCCTAAGACCCTCCACAAAAATAATCGCTCCATTGAAGTGCTCCAGATCGATGTGTCGCACTCACAACCACCACCTCTGCATCCGCCAGGAAGTGACGGGGCTAGATTCGCCAACGGTCGAGACGACCCAGATCCCGAGCACGGCAATCGGATGATGGGACAGGGGATCGAGGGTTTTCTTGCCGAGAGATATAAAAGGGTTACGGGTCAGACCAGACCCAGTTGCGTGGTGATGGACCTGATGATGAGCTGGAGCAAGGAGATTTTCCTGAGAGAGAATATACCCATTGTCTCGTTCTTTTCTTGCGGCGCTGCTTCCACTGCAATGGAGTACGCTGCGTGGAAAGCCCAAGCGCACGACATGAGACCGGGTCAGACCCGGGTGCTCACCGGGTTGCCCGATAGCGTGGTGCTTGAATATTCGGACACCAAAAGGCGAAGTCTCGGAGGCCCGCCACCTGGAGAGCTCAAACACGGCGAGCATGGTCCGGACTTTGGCATTCGTGACCCGGGTCAGGCTCCTCGTTGGTTGGAAGATGGAGTTGATTCCGCAGCTTTGCTTCTCAACACATGTCATGAACTGGAAGGTACGTTTCTCAACTACATATCGAATCAAGTGAACAAGCCGGTGTTCGGGGTCGGTCCATTGCTACCGGACACATACTGGAAATCAATCGGCACAGTGTTTCACGACCGGGATAGTAGATCGAACCGGAAATCAAACTATACCGAGGATGAAGTTACCCAATGGTTGGACTCAAAGCCAAGTAAATCAGTCATTTACATAGCATTTGGCAGTGAAGTTGGACCTGATATTGAGGAATACGGGCAATTAGCTGATGCATTGGGAGATTCGAAATGGTCATTTATATGGGTGATCCAACCGGGTTCGGGTAAACCGAAACTACCTCCATCGGTATTTGGTGAGAAACATGATTCAAATGAGAAGGATGAAGGCTTCTATCCTGAAGGATTGGATGAAAAGGTTGGAAACAGAGGGATAGTAATAAAGGGTTGGGCGCCTCAGTTACTGATATTGAGTCATCCGTCCACTGGTGGATTTTTATCACATTGTGGGTGGAATTCAACTGTGGAGGCGATTGGGCGAGGGGTTCCGATCTTGGCCTGGCCAATTCGGGGCGACCAGTATTATAATGCAAAATTGGTGGTGGCTTATTTGAAAACAGGAATCATGGTTGCAACTGGTGACAATTTAACAAAGATGGTGAAAAAGAGTGATATAATTCAAGGGATTGATAGCGTGATGGATGATAAGGAAATTCATAAACGAGCTGTCAAAATAGGAGGTACGTTTGAGAGTGGCTTCCCATCGAGTTCCACGGATTCTATAAAGGAACTGATCGAGTTTGTAAGCAACATTTAG
- the LOC140979982 gene encoding protein LPA3, translating to MSLLNFPTSSGIPISLSSPSKRQGCSCGGFPIGTEKRKFDQRTSFLNISRNPQLVVNAAAGKGGSSAKLDVPFPSDYSELLEQAKEATEFALKDNRQLMEIEFPTAGLDSVPGDGEGGIEMTGSMQLLREFCDLLVSPEKATRTRIFFPEANEVTFARKSAFSGASLKLDYLTKPSLFQDFGFESKVKMSNCVKPEDELFLVGYPYFNVNEMLVVEELYKEAVVNTARKLIIFNGELDRIRSGYYPPFFYPKLAALSQTFLPEMETVYYIHNFKGRNGGVLFRCYPGPWTVFRKVRNNYVCVHQQQVMPSLKQVALEILPSA from the exons ATGTCTTTGCTGAATTTTCCCACCTCTTCAGGGATTCCAATTTCTCTGTCCTCCCCTTCGAAGCGACAG GGTTGTAGTTGTGGAGGCTTCCCGATCGGgacagaaaaaagaaaattcgaTCAAAGAACTAGTTTTcttaatatttcaagaaatcCGCAACTCGTGGTTAATGCTGCAGCTGGGAAGGGCGGTTCTTCAGCAAAGCTTGATGTGCCTTTTCCAAGTGATTATTCTGAACTTCTTGAGCAA GCTAAAGAAGCCACTGAATTTGCTCTTAAGGACAACAGGCAGCTGATG GAAATTGAATTTCCCACTGCTGGGTTGGATTCTGTGCCAG GTGATGGCGAGGGGGGGATAGAAATGACAGGGAGTATGCAACTTCTTCGTGAGTTCTGTGACCTTTTGGTTAGTCCAGAGAAAGCTACACGAACTAGAATT TTCTTCCCGGAAGCTAACGAAGTAACATTTGCCAGAAAATCAGCATTTTCTGGAGCTTCTCTTAAGCTAGACTACTTAACAAAGCCATCGTTATTTCAAGATTTTGGTTTTGAATCAAAAGTTAAAATGTCCAACTGTGTGAAGCCTGAAGATGAACTTTTTCTGGTCGGCTATCCATATTTCAACGTTAATG AAATGCTTGTGGTGGAAGAACTGTATAAAGAAGCTGTGGTGAACACTGCTCGGAAACTAATAATTTTCAATGGAGAACTTGACAGAATAAGATCTGGCT ATTACCCACCATTTTTCTATCCAAAACTGGCTGCACTTTCTCAAACCTTCTTGCCTGAGATGGAGACTGTCTATTACATTCACAACTTTAAAGGAAGAAATGGAGGTGTCCTATTCAG GTGTTATCCAGGACCATGGACGGTTTTTAGGAAAGTGAGAAACAATTATGTCTGCGTGCATCAGCAACAAGTGATGCCATCACTCAAGCAAGTTGCCTTGGAAATTCTTCCATCAGCTTAA
- the LOC140978734 gene encoding MOB kinase activator-like 1A, which translates to MSLFGLGRNQRTFRPKKSTPSGSKVWVLKKHIDATLGSGNLREAVRLPPGEDMNEWLAVNTVDFFNQVNLLYGTLTEFCTPEKCPTMSAGPKYEYRWADGVQIKKPIEVSAPKYVEYLMDWIETQLDDESIFPQKLGTPFPSNFRDVVKTIFKRVFRVYAHIYHSHFQKIVSLKEEAHLNTCFKHFILFTCEFVLIDKKELAPLQELIESIIPY; encoded by the exons ATGAGTCTCTTTGGCCTTGGCCG GAATCAACGGACATTCCGCCCTAAAAAAAGCACTCCATCAGGGAGTAAGGTGTGGGTC CTGAAAAAGCATATTGATGCCACATTAGGCAGTGGAAACTTAAGAGAAGCTGTGAGGCTACCTCCTGGGGAGGACATGAATGAATGGCTTGCCGTCAACA CCGTAGATTTCTTCAACCAGGTGAATTTGCTTTACGGCACCCTCACAGAGTTCTGTACTCCAGAGAAATGTCCTACAATGTCTGCCGGTCCCAA GTATGAGTACAGATGGGCTGATGGCGTGCAAATCAAGAAACCCATTGAAGTTTCTGCTCCTAAATATGTTGAATACTTGATGGACTGGATTGAAACCCAATTAGACGATGAGTCTATATTTCCTCAAAAGCTCG GGACTCCATTTCCTTCAAATTTTAGGGATGTCGTGAAGACCATATTCAAACGCGTATTCCGTGTCTATGCACATATATATCACTCTCATTTCCAAAAGATTGTTAGTCTCAAGGAGGAGGCCCATCTAAATACCTGTTTCAAACATTTTATACTCTTCACCTGT GAATTTGTGCTGATTGACAAGAAGGAACTTGCCCCGCTTCAAGAACTTATAGAATCCATTATTCCATATTGA
- the LOC140979979 gene encoding pyruvate kinase, cytosolic isozyme-like has protein sequence MRMETNSDYYDGVEIKGGDVIVPRPKTKIVCTLGPASRSVPMAEKLLRAGMNVARFNFSHGSHEYHQETLNNLRQAMDNTGILCAVMLDTKGPEIRTGFLKDAKPVQLKQGQEITITTDYDIKGDEKMICMSYKKLAEDVKPGSVILCADGTITFAVLACDKEKGLVHCRCENTAVLGERKNVNLPGVIVDLPTLTEKDKEDILKWGVPNQIDMIALSFVRKGSDLVEVRKLLGEHAKSILLMSKVENQEGVANFDEILTNSDAFMVARGDLGMEIPIEKIFLAQKVMIYKCNIQGKPVVTATQMLESMIKSPRPTRAEATDVANAVLDGTDCVMLSGETAAGAYPDLAVRTMAKICIEAESTIDYSDAIKRIMANAPVPMSPLESLASSAVRTANSAKAALILVLTRGGSTAKLVAKYRPGMPILSVVVPEIKTDSFDWSCSDESPARHSLIFRGLVPVLCAGSARASHEESTEEALEFALQHAKTKGLCKVGDAVVALHRIGTASIIKIVTVK, from the exons ATGAGGATGGAAACGAACAGCGATTACTACGACGGTGTGGAAATCAAAGGAGGCGATGTTATTGTGCCCAGGCCGAAGACCAAGATCGTGTGCACGCTGGGACCGGCGTCTCGTTCTGTTCCCATGGCGGAGAAGCTTCTTCGCGCGGGGATGAACGTTGCTCGATTCAATTTCTCGCATGGATCTCACGAATATCATCAGGAGACGCTCAATAACCTCCGCCAGGCTATGGACAACACAGGCATACTCTGCGCCGTCATGCTCGACACGAAG GGTCCAGAAATTCGAACAGGATTCTTAAAAGATGCCAAGCCTGTCCAACTAAAGCAGGGACAAGAGATCACAATAACCACAGACTACGACATCAAAGGTGATGAGAAAATGATCTGCATGAGCTACAAAAAATTGGCAGAGGATGTAAAGCCTGGAAGTGTTATACTGTGTGCTGATGGCACTATCACCTTCGCTGTTTTGGCTTGTGACAAAGAAAAAGGTTTAGTACATTGCCGCTGTGAGAACACTGCGGTTCTAGgtgaaaggaaaaatgtcaaCCTTCCTGGTGTTATCGTGGATCTCCCAACTTTGACGGAGAAAGACAAGGAAGATATCTTGAAATGGGGAGTTCCAAATCAAATTGATATGATTGCTCTTTCGTTTGTTAGAAAAGGTTCTGACTTGGTGGAGGTCAGAAAATTGCTGGGTGAGCATGCCAAAAGCATCCTTCTCATGTCTAAG GTTGAAAATCAAGAAGGGGTGGCGAATTTTGATGAAATCTTAACCAATTCAGATGCCTTCATGGTGGCTCGTGGTGATCTGGGAATGGAAATTCCAATAGAGAAGATATTTTTGGCTCAAAAGGTGATGATATACAAGTGTAATATCCAAGGAAAGCCTGTTGTCACTGCAACACAGATGTTGGAGTCAATGATCAAGTCTCCGAGGCCCACTCGAGCAGAAGCCACGGATGTTGCCAATGCTGTTCTTGATGGAACTGACTGTGTAATGCTCAGTGGTGAAACTGCTGCAGGAGCTTATCCAGATCTTGCGGTCCGTACAATGGCCAAGATTTGCATAGAAGCTGAAAGCACAATTGACTACAGTGATGCTATTAAACGAATCATGGCAAATGCTCCAGTTCCCATGAGCCCATTGGAGAGCCTTGCATCGTCAGCAGTTCGAACAGCTAATTCAGCTAAAGCAGCTCTAATTTTGGTCCTGACTAGAGGAGGCAGTACCGCAAAGCTGGTGGCTAAATACAGGCCAGGCATGCCAATTTTGTCAGTGGTGGTTCCTGAAATAAAGACTGATTCATTTGATTGGTCGTGCAGTGATGAATCTCCGGCAAGGCACAGTCTTATATTCAGAGGACTGGTTCCTGTTCTTTGTGCAGGATCTGCAAGGGCTTCTCACGAGGAGTCAACTGAGGAAGCCCTGGAGTTTGCTCTTCAGCACGCTAAAACAAAAGGACTCTGCAAGGTGGGAGACGCTGTCGTGGCCCTTCACCGTATTGGGACAGCGTCTATCATTAAGATCGTCACTGTCAAGTGA
- the LOC140979980 gene encoding growth-regulating factor 4-like — protein sequence MSGTASGSVVVGGGVGEVGYGGYNKPPFTAVQWQELEHQAMIYKYLVAGLPIPPDLVMPIRRSFDALASRLFHYPSLGYCSYYGKKFDPEPGRCRRTDGKKWRCSKDAHPDSKYCERHMHRGRNRSRKHVESQSTSQSLSTAISHISAGSNSSSGSFPNMSLYSVGNSEGSALGRNVKKLQMEPLSYGIHNKDLRYYLHGSTSHSDDHIFSPEASLGLGSSAGSGTWCYLPSQVCSSSSLRQNSDSQFLGHSFSQQNMSRAFETVTNDTMAKQREQHRVFGNELCSLGPNKQEHQNLVHPFFSEWPTTKESWSNLDDEDGSEKNVFFSTQLSISISRANSEFSPRSSYSPNDA from the exons atgagtgGCACAGCTTCTGGATCCGTGGTGGTGGGGGGAGGGGTAGGCGAGGTGGGTTACGGGGGCTATAATAAGCCACCATTCACAGCAGTGCAGTGGCAGGAGCTGGAACACCAAGCCATGATATACAAGTACCTGGTGGCTGGACTTCCGATCCCACCGGACCTCGTTATGCCCATTCGCCGCAGCTTTGATGCCCTTGCCTCCCGTCTCTTCCACTATCCTTCAT TGGGCTATTGTTCCTACTATGGAAAGAAATTTGATCCTGAGCCTGGAAGATGCCGAAGGACAGATGGGAAGAAGTGGAGATGCTCCAAAGATGCACATCCAGACTCCAAATATTGCGAGCGGCACATGCACCGAGGTCGCAACCGTTCAAGAAAGCATGTGGAATCTCAATCTACGTCGCAATCTTTGTCAACTGCAATATCTCACATATCTGCTGGGAGCAACAGTAGCAGTGGAAGCTTTCCAAATATGTCATTATATTCTGTTGGTAATTCTGAAGGATCGGCTCTAGGAAGAAATGTGAAGAAGTTGCAGATGGAGCCTCTCTCCTATGGAATCCATAACAAGGATTTGAG GTACTACCTCCATGGATCAACTTCTCATTCTGATGACCATATTTTCTCCCCAGAAGCTTCTCTGGGTTTAGGCTCTAGTGCAGGCAGCGGAACATGGTGTTACTTACCTTCCCAAGTTTGTTCAAGCTCTTCGTTGAGGCAAAATTCTGATTCCCAGTTTCTGGGCCATTCCTTTTCTCAACAAAACATGTCGCGTGCTTTTGAAACCGTTACCAATGATACCATGGCAAAACAGCGGGAACAGCACCGTGTTTTTGGGAACGAGCTTTGTTCACTGGGACCAAATAAGCAGGAGCATCAAAATCTAGTGCACCCTTTCTTCAGTGAGTGGCCCACGACTAAAGAGTCTTGGTCCAATCTTGATGATGAAGATGGGTCTGAGAAGAATGTCTTCTTCTCTACTCAGCTATCCATCTCTATTTCAAGGGCGAATTCTGAGTTTTCACCAAGGAGCTCTTACTCCCCAAATG ATGCTTGA
- the LOC140978854 gene encoding cell division cycle 20.2, cofactor of APC complex-like — translation MDGGRRIKGSRITLSDQMLQKLNSRENLDRFIPNRSAIDFDFARCMLTSKKIEKKNTDPCSPSKEVYRKHLAESLNVNRTRILAYRNKAPPFSKNIHRSSSPIQEKKLVKRRRHISQSPERILDAPGIIDDFYMNFLDWSCSNLVAIALGNTVYLWDPTNGSTSELLSIDDDIGPVTSVRWAPDGRHIAVGFNNSHVQLWDSLATRLLRTLQGGHRLRVGSLDWNNHILTSGGLDCMIINNDVRIRSHNIGTYMGHNREICGLKWCSSGLQLASGGNDNLVNIWSISMANSNSSNQWLHCLEDHSSAVKALSWCPFQSNLLASGGGVGDQCIKFWNTNTGTCLNSVNAGSQVCSLLWNSNERELLSAHGFSEHQLTLWKYSSMVKIAELYGHTSRVLSMAQSPDGSTVVSAAGDETLRLWNVFGTPLSNKPTNASKPELFSNVPRIR, via the exons atggatGGAGGAAGAAGAATTAAGGGATCAAGAATCACTCTCTCAGATCAAATGCTTCAAAAGTTAAATTCCCGCGAAAAT TTGGATAGATTCATCCCGAATAGATCAGCTATAGATTTTGATTTTGCTCGTTGCATGCTCACcagtaaaaaaattgaaaagaaaaacaCCGATCCATGTTCACCATCCAAAGAAGTTTACAGGAAGCATCTTGCGGAGAGTTTGAATGTGAATAGGACAAGAATCCTTGCTTACAGGAATAAGGCACCGCCATTTTCAAAGAATATTCACAGGTCATCCTCACCTatccaagaaaaaaaattagttaagCGAAGAAGACATATTTCTCAG TCCCCGGAAAGGATTTTGGATGCTCCTGGTATCATAGATGACTTCTATATGAACTTTCTAGATTGGAGTTGCAGCAATCTTGTTGCCATTGCCTTAGGAAATACAGTATATTTGTGGGATCCAACGAATGGCTCTACTTCTGAACTTCTCTCTATTGATGATGATATTGGGCCGGTAACGAGTGTTAGATGGGCACCAGATGGAAGACACATTGCTGTTGGCTTCAATAATTCCCATGTCCAGCTGTGGGACTCGTTGGCTACTCGGCTA TTGAGAACCCTTCAAGGAGGACACCGGTTAAGGGTAGGTTCACTTGATTGGAACAATCACATCCTAACATCAGGAGGATTGGACTGTATGATAATCAACAACGATGTACGGATACGATCTCACAATATTGGAACTTATATGGGACACAACCGAGAGATTTGCGGTTTGAAATGGTGTTCCTCAGGCCTGCAATTAGCAAGTGGGGGGAATGACAATTTAGTAAACATATGGAGCATTTCAATGGCCAACTCAAACTCTTCGAATCAATGGCTTCATTGCCTTGAGGACCACTCTTCTGCAGTCAAAGCTCTTTCTTGGTGCCCTTTTCAAAGCAACCTTCTTGCCTCAGGCGGGGGTGTAGGAGATCAGTGCATAAAGTTTTGGAACACAAATACTGGGACGTGCTTGAACTCGGTTAATGCAGGCTCACAGGTTTGTTCTTTGTTGTGGAACTCAAATGAACGCGAACTTTTGAGTGCTCATGGCTTTAGTGAACATCAGCTTACACTTTGGAAGTATTCCTCTATGGTTAAGATTGCAGAGCTTTATGGTCACACATCAAGAGTGCTAAGTATGGCTCAG AGCCCAGATGGCTCAACCGTCGTGTCTGCTGCTGGTGATGAGACATTAAGACTCTGGAATGTTTTCGGGACACCACTGTCGAATAAGCCTACAAATGCGAGTAAACCAGAGCTTTTTTCTAACGTACCCCGCATCAGATGA